The DNA region ctcctctttcaccttaaaaaaaaaaatgaaatgaaatgttggttttgttactaaggggcgctacacacatttaagcatatttttatttatctattttttaaatatgatttttttttttttttttaacattttatcaGTTTTTACCAGTGTGCACCtgactgttgagtttggtgagttttgaactaTTCTGagtgggtcaaagtagggctcaaagcgtcggtgggacaaagaatgactcctagggggcgcttggcgctacatagtgtatttggaatttgtctttacacggtatcaaagattgcacttgTCTTGACctgattttgtctgattttggtgcattttgaagcattctaagggggtcaatttgagctcaaaggggctgcggaacaaaaaaataactataatatcaataataaaaccgaggaagtacaataggttacctaaaaaaaaaaaaaaaaacattgtcacctgcatgtccaaacTGTACTGTTAtgaatgtgttctaagtcaaataaaataaaatcaacttttGTCTGTTTAAACCAAATCACAGCAACaggtatctcaaggagaaaacaaaacatgttttaaggtgtagtaaccctacgctggatttcgaccaacTTCAGCATTGTAGCTTATTTTTTGCCCCCGAGGTAGGACTAATgcacacccacacctggcatcctggtaacaccactgactTGAATGTTGGTCATGAATGATCCGTGGCTTTAAAGGATTATAGACACCTAAATCAATTTTGATTAAGAGCTGGCAGGGAATGATcattgggggggaggggggttacGATCGGACGTGTCTCACCGTCAATTGCAACCAACAGTGTTTTCAAAAATCTCGATTGTTTTTCCAAATTGCTAAAATTCCAACTGTCCGTGAAATCAGCATTCAAACTACCACGCCCCCTTGTGCCCGCCTCCTCCTCTGGCGTCACACAAACGGCTATTTGCATGAAGTGCTTTTGGCCGCAGCTTCCACTGCTGCAGAAGAGCTGGGTGTCCGAGGGGAAAGCGAGGGAAGCGGAGGAGTGTTCTTGTGCGTTTTAATTTGAAGGATATAAGGTGTCTGCAGTCAATCGCAACgaagggattaaaaaaaaaaaaaaaaaaccgacgaAACGCTACAATTGAATGTGAAAATGGAGCTTCCCGCCGCGGGAGAGCATGTCTTTGCGGTGGAGAGCATCGAGAAGAAGCGTAGCCGGAAGGTTAGTCACATGGAAATGAAGAGTTCCTCTTCGCTCCCGATTTTAACATGTTCTGGCGACGCGTGATGTTTTAAGACGACCCGAAGAGTGTTTTTTATCGCTGCTTATGCTGTTTATTTGTTCACTTACAGGGAAGGGTTGAGTACCTGGTCAAGTGGCGTGGATGGTCCCCAAAGTAAGTGACCCCTTAAACGTCAGCAATGATTAATGCAATTACCACGCATAATTGTGTGGGATCACGGGCGATCGCTTGTTTTCACGTTGATGGATGCTGTTTACaatgaatacaaaacacaatgtcccCATTTATGACATGTCGCTGCACCTTAATTTGACATTCATTTGCAGGCCTTTCAAAGTTACTTTTACTTTAGTTATTTCTGGATTCATTCACGAGTCTGTGCCTCAGCACATTGTGTAATATAAGTTCTAACCTGCATCTTTAAATTAAGATTTTTAGTCATTTGGGTTTTGCTTAGACTGTTTTCAATTTGCCTTATTTGTCCATTGTCTTCAACAAGGTATAGTACCTGGGAACCCGAAGAGAACATTCTGGATCCAAGGCTGCTTGATGCCTTTGAAGACAggtacattttgttttgttttaagagTTGGTCAAACCAGCCTTACAAGTGTCGAAGTCCTTATTCAGCGTGCATTAACAGGACAAAACATGTTTAAACTCACAGTTCCCTACTTTTCCTGTTTTCAATAAGATACTTCACAAGTGTCAATCGTCAACAGGTTTTAAGCAAGATTCTGTTGTTGTAGCATAAACTTTGTGGCTGTGCAAAATCCACAGAAATCCCATGCTGACGATAAACTGACCTCATCATGTGTCAGTTATTCAACACCATCATAAGGATTGGATTAGGATTAAAAGTGGTGTCATCAGTAGGTTAAAGTCAGGGGCACAAAGTGGAGCATCTACCGCCCTTTTGTCACATGATTGTGCTTTGCATGTCAGCGTCAGGTTAGCATGCTTGAGTGCTGCCTGCTGTCCTGCCATGCGGTCAGCACATGCACCTGCGACAGTTTCTGCAAAACATGGTTCACTCATACATTTACTttatcacttttttccccatcttCATTCTTAAGATACTAAGAAACATTGGTGTTGCAATATGGCTGTTTTGCAAGCATTACAGTTTGTGGTAGTTCCACTGTAGTTTGGGGGCACTGAACAGGTCATGCTGATGCAATTTTGAAACTGCATAAGGAGGAGAGTTCAGACTAATATCTACTTAGTCTTGGAGGAAGATGGAGACTTTGTGCTATACATCTTGTCTTCATTTTCCAAACCTATTCGAATTGTACACAGTTTTGTTAAAACTTAGTGGATTCATAAACCGCATTAtctttaaatgttaaaatgtgaaCAACTTCCTTGTGCATCGTTTTAGTGGAGGGCCTTCTGTGCTTCACTTATGGCTAACTGCTAAAAAGGTTTGTTCCATGACTGACTGGCCTCCTAAATGTGGAACTGAATATTTTAAATACATATTGTGTTAACCTGTCACTGGCCTTTTTTCAAAACCTGTGTGTTCTTTCACACACTGCAACCTTTCAGGCACAGGTCACACGTTAACATGGACATCACTCTCCGTCTGTTTTAGCAATTACCTCCCTCTCTCGCCCTCACTCTCTCGCTAAAGGAGAGATTTTATTGAAACTAATTGCATGTCTCTCCGGGGAGCCAAATTGTCCGAATGCCAGGCTATGAAAATACACTGAGTCGTCACTGTAATTAGATGTGAGGGAGGAGGATGGGGGAGGGGACTGACATCACTTCTGTCTGCAGTATTGAGTTACTTCTGTAGAGAGAAGAGTATAGCGAGGAGGGGGTCAGCAATGGCCTATACCTCAGTTCCTGATACAGTCACAAAAACAGTGCTTTCCTTAAGAGCCTGCTGTTTCTTTCTCCTACAGGGAACGTCAAGAGCAGCTAATGGGCTATCGTAAGAGAGGACCGAAACCCAAACACCTTCTGGTTCAGGTAAGAAAACAGTCTGTCGATGAAGAATCCtattcattaaaatgtgaagaCTAACAGATGAGCTCAGTTTGGCGAGTCACTTTCTGACAACCCACTAAAATGTAATTAGTCTCTTACTGCTTGGACGAACATGTTCTGTCCAATTTGCAACGCAGGATACCCACATTGTTTGACTTCAATGAGCTTCTTTGCCGCCAAATAGAAATTTACGTTCCTGTGAGTTACAAACCACATCCTTGTGGTTTCCAATATGAACTAAAATGGCGCTCACAGAGAGAGGCACTCAGACTTCCACTAAGACTAGATCATTACTACGAAAAGAAcaaccccaaaaaaaagttaaatgttaAACTCTGGCAGAACTCCATCCTGTTAGGCAGTTAATGCAAAGTGTCTGTCAATTCCCACTTGCAGCAAGCTTTTTTTTATTAACCTCAGCTTTATCTGCTGACCCTGTAGGCTCTAATGCAAGCAGACTGTAACAGCcaaaagtttaaataaattaccTGCTTTGCTTGGCATGTTTATCCTGACTTGTTCCATGCTGAAGGTTTTGTGCGAATTGCTAATGTTGATGATGGAAAAATCTCTAATCGGCAAAGTTTGGGCTTTGTGTATGGTGgtaatacattcattcattttccatgccgttaataaaaaaataaaaaataaacgtactaATTGCAATGGTTTCTTAACCGTACATCTGTAAAGTAACTCCGTAATTGTGATTAACATGTTTTGTGCATCCTCCAACTGTCCTAAAGTGCCAGGATTCCACTGGGAGCTCTGCTTCTTTTCCTCTCAGGAGGTGTCAGTGGTAACACATACCGAAGTCACTGACAGGTCACCAAGCATGCCGGTGGCATTCCTCTCAGCTGAGGTCACTGCTGCAGGAAGCACTTGAAACAAATGTCACCAGAGGTGCTTGTGAACAGCAGGGGGGCGCAACTGAATACAGACGCTGCCAATGACAGAAAGGAACTACTCTGTAGTGCAGAGAATACCTTGCTTGAACAGTCAACTCAACAGCCCTACCAGAACCATGTTCTGAATGGAAGAATCCGTTATAATTTTTCATTGACTGAACATTTATGAAacatttttcagtgaataaagcagcagcagcagtagtaGTTCTAAACATTCAAGTTCATCTAAAAAGGTGACAAATTTGTTCATGGTCCAAATTGCCATTGTTGTGTATTAGCGGAGGTTTACTACTTTTGCAAGTAAAATTTTGTGGTGGCGAGCTCTCCACTACTGATTTTTTCTGGTGTTATTCACAAATGCTCACATTTAATGACCGTTTTCTTCAACAGGTCCCTTCATTTGCCCGGAGATCCAGCATGCTTGCCGGCCTTCATGAGTCATCCCTCCAAGACAACAGCTGTCATGACAACAACTCCGTTCCAGTGCTGCATCCGCAAGGTCAGCAGTACCAGCTGAACAGCAAGAAGCACCATCAGTACCAGCCCATGAGCCGAGACAGTGAAACTGAACAGCACCCCAATGGCAATAAGTTCTACTATCAGCTCAACACCAAGAAGCACCACCACTACCAGCCAGGTCTGCCAGCACCCGAGCCTATGTTTGTGAAACCCAGAGAGGTCAGCGCTCCAGAGCTGCCCATCAAGGGCTACAATCTCCCCCCTGTGCTCCAGCAAAAGTGGTTCCGGGACAAGACATCTGGAGTCTTGACCAAAGTAAAGGACATCACAATGGAGCTGAAAAAGCTCCCAGCAGACCTCAGTGGTCACAAAGAACTAGAGAAAGTAAAGTCTAAAGACCATTCCCCAGCACAGCATAATGGCGTCAGTGGCAGTAAATTGAAAattgtgaaaaacaaaaataaaaacggaCGGATTGTTATTGTCATGAGCAAATACATGGAAAATGGAATGGAATCGGCAAAGGTTACGAATGGTGATTCCCAGCCTGCAGAGAAGTTTTCACAGGGAGCTGACAGCACGGAAAGGCACCTGGAGAAGATGGAGCTGGTCAAACATCTTGGCCTCGTTAATGGATTTGCAAAGAAACCCAAAGCCGTCTGCGAATTCACTAGAGATTGCACCAAAGAAAACCAACAGTCTGCCCAACCTAAGCTTGCTGTGAAGGAGCAGGATCAAAATGTTGAGGTCAGGGGTCAGTGTCTGCTTTCAGCAGATCACCCTTTACAATTGACAGCAAAGCCTAATTTGGCCTCTTTGCCTCTGGACACCTCAGTTCCCGCGTCCACTGACAAAAGGACGACCCGAGATGAATTTCAAGGATTAAAGCGACACCTTTCTGACACTGACAGCGAGGAGCATAGGAGTAAGAAGAGGTTTTTAAGCTCCCACCACACCAGCTCATCACCCACccaaaatattagcactgaccaAAATAGCCTCCAGGCTCCCTTTTCATTGCATTGTGACTGTGCTGATCAAGAGGAGCCTATAGACTTGAGCATGAGGCCTCAATTTTCTGCTTCTGCACTGAGCCAGCCGGAACTGCACACACAGGATGAAACACAGATGGACACACaagtgaaaaacaaaacacacagtcAGCTCCAGGCTGaaacacaaaacattgaaaatgtggacatgGCCGACACGTTCACTGTTGGTGAACAGGAAAAGGAAAAAGTGGAGCCGTTTCAGCCGTTCCTTGGGAATATAGTCATTACTGACATTACTACGAACTGCCTCACAGTCACCTTCAAGGAGTACGTTACGGTGTAACTGTATCAATGAGCATTTAATAGATTTGTATTTTAAGAGGCTTGAATGTAAAACaggactttttttatatatatataattttgtaTAGTTCAGAAAGGAAAGCATTTGGATTCTTCCTGTCTTTATTTGGTTATTTCCTGCATGATGTCATCTGTTGTGACTTAATCACATGCAGTCAGTCATCTCAAACTTTGTTCAGAAATCAGAGAATGTTAGAGCTAACCGGAAATGCACTtacatatttgttcatttgttttttaattgtgatTATACAGTCTACCTTCAaacacttgtataaaaaaatactaTAGGCTTTATGAAACTGTTTGAACAGAAGAAATTTATATTGAAACATGGTAAAATACACTgtatgtgtgcgcgtgtgttaaCATAAAATGTGACCAGatgaacatacatttttttttggataCTTGTTTAAAAGTAATAAGGAAAGCACCTTTTAAGTGTCATTTGTATTTTGGAGAATAGTTTGCAACAGTAAACTTACAATGTTGCGTAGGTTTATATTTGTTCCTGCCTGTGTTGTCTGACATGCCTTGGACACACTAATAAGATGGTACATTCAATGCGGCCATTGATTTAATTTATGATTTGCAGCACTGCAGTGTTGATTCTTTATTAGAGTTACCTCACAATCTCCCGTTTATGATAGTTGAACTGTTGGTGCAACTGATAGGTACCACCTCCACACATCTTAAGCAGGTTTAGAATGAGCACATATAAGAATCCCTCATCGAATAATGACAACACAAAGGTACTTAAAGATTCTACCAGCATAACCTCCTGCCTCTCACTTCAAAAGGCACGTTTAGAAAGAAATGACTATTTCAACACACGACTCCAGAGAATGAGGCAGTTCCATGTTTTGTGCAAATGCTTCCTATACAGTTTTGCAATAATAAAATTATTTGCAAGTTAAATTGTCAGGTTGATTTTGTCTTGAATGTACACTGCCTTGCATGTTGTTTGTTTACATCAAACCTGCTCGCAGAGGTGAGTGGCTTCTTCTACACTGCATGTGATCCTAACAACAACTGGCTCCTCCTCCATATAAAATCCTAAGAAAGAGTATGTGCACGCAATGGAGCCTTTTTTTCTGGTGGATGATTATATTCTTTTAGTGCAGTATGACATCTATCAcagtatgcagatgacacacaactctacatttcatAGTCTCCCtgggtaaatgcattcatcaaatcaatgaattgatgtgccagaattttctccagctaaatgtggagaagacagaagtgatcatttttgggccaaaaaaggaaaggtcaaagataagcatgcaccttagcacaatgtcaattacagctacaaatcaagtcagaaatctttgCATAATCATTGACTCaggcctaaaatttgatagccatctaaagtccgtcactaaatctgcttgtcaccacttaaaaaatatagaattatggggcttctgactcaacaagacatggaaaaatgtatgcatgcaATAATTTTCAATAGATTGGACTGTTGCAACGgtgtatttacaggtcttgattaaAGTCCTTGAAAATACGAGGAAATTGGATcatattacaccggttttgaaatcgttacactggcttccagtgaatcAAAGGAtacactataaaatactactgctcgtctacaaaacacttaatggccatggaccaaaatacatgcttgatttgttggatcCCTATGAAACATCCCGACTACTAAGGTCgtgtggaaccggtctcctgtatgttccaagaacaagaaccaagcaggagggagcatttagttattatgctcctcacctctggaacaaattacctgaaggtctgaagtgtgctaaaactgttagctcctttaaatcagggttaAAAATGCTCttgtttatcacagcatatccataactgtcttcaTATGTCAAACTTCAAGCCATTTGCTTTTTATTCCTTATTTCCATTTCTGATTTCAAtttaatgcgatttttatgtatgttGTTTCAATTTCCT from Corythoichthys intestinalis isolate RoL2023-P3 chromosome 8, ASM3026506v1, whole genome shotgun sequence includes:
- the LOC130920429 gene encoding E3 SUMO-protein ligase CBX4-like, which translates into the protein MELPAAGEHVFAVESIEKKRSRKGRVEYLVKWRGWSPKYSTWEPEENILDPRLLDAFEDRERQEQLMGYRKRGPKPKHLLVQVPSFARRSSMLAGLHESSLQDNSCHDNNSVPVLHPQGQQYQLNSKKHHQYQPMSRDSETEQHPNGNKFYYQLNTKKHHHYQPGLPAPEPMFVKPREVSAPELPIKGYNLPPVLQQKWFRDKTSGVLTKVKDITMELKKLPADLSGHKELEKVKSKDHSPAQHNGVSGSKLKIVKNKNKNGRIVIVMSKYMENGMESAKVTNGDSQPAEKFSQGADSTERHLEKMELVKHLGLVNGFAKKPKAVCEFTRDCTKENQQSAQPKLAVKEQDQNVEVRGQCLLSADHPLQLTAKPNLASLPLDTSVPASTDKRTTRDEFQGLKRHLSDTDSEEHRSKKRFLSSHHTSSSPTQNISTDQNSLQAPFSLHCDCADQEEPIDLSMRPQFSASALSQPELHTQDETQMDTQVKNKTHSQLQAETQNIENVDMADTFTVGEQEKEKVEPFQPFLGNIVITDITTNCLTVTFKEYVTV